A single genomic interval of Chloracidobacterium validum harbors:
- a CDS encoding CBS domain-containing protein, whose amino-acid sequence MRAKDLMTSDFDFISGEATVREALELMNQTRVHCLIVQPRDEYDGHGIITDRDIVYKVIATGGSLDKAHVHQVMTKPMFFVEPLHDIRAVARLLRAHKLTRAPVVEVGKIIGIVSITDIVRHIQ is encoded by the coding sequence ATGCGAGCCAAAGACCTGATGACAAGTGACTTTGACTTCATCTCTGGTGAAGCGACCGTGCGCGAAGCCCTAGAGTTGATGAACCAGACCCGTGTCCACTGCCTGATTGTCCAGCCCCGCGACGAGTACGATGGACATGGCATCATCACTGACCGCGATATTGTTTACAAGGTTATTGCGACCGGCGGGAGTCTCGACAAGGCCCATGTTCATCAAGTGATGACCAAGCCGATGTTTTTCGTTGAGCCGCTGCATGACATTCGCGCCGTTGCGCGGCTTCTTCGCGCGCACAAACTCACCCGCGCGCCGGTGGTTGAAGTCGGTAAAATCATTGGGATTGTCTCGATTACCGATATTGTCCGACACATCCAGTAG
- a CDS encoding 4Fe-4S binding protein, whose translation MSSGMVSSATLARPRRSLLPYRLATQMVFVIIHVLLIRAAIPNLAWAIYGIIFWAVLVYLTMRTGRWVCAWICWLGGAQDLVARFAKARVTFNPRITQVGVLVIAALWVPLAWLFWRDAMTAHTSSVGFDAQNLWSHALHLGLLAFVVGSVFVFGKRGACRYFCPFGMVVDGCRKIHQSPTQPGFVQLGRRRATTVSTAAESKANPGET comes from the coding sequence ATGTCATCTGGAATGGTGTCAAGTGCCACGCTGGCTCGCCCACGTCGAAGTCTCCTGCCCTATCGCTTGGCGACGCAAATGGTGTTTGTGATCATCCATGTCCTTCTCATTCGGGCCGCGATCCCAAATCTCGCCTGGGCGATATATGGCATCATCTTCTGGGCGGTGCTGGTCTATCTGACCATGCGGACAGGCCGGTGGGTCTGTGCCTGGATTTGCTGGCTTGGTGGGGCGCAAGACCTCGTCGCGCGTTTTGCCAAGGCGCGGGTGACGTTCAATCCGCGTATTACGCAAGTTGGTGTCTTGGTGATTGCTGCGCTGTGGGTTCCGCTAGCTTGGTTATTTTGGCGCGATGCCATGACGGCACACACCAGTTCGGTGGGTTTTGACGCGCAAAACCTATGGTCACATGCGCTGCACCTGGGGTTGCTAGCGTTTGTGGTGGGTAGTGTTTTCGTTTTTGGAAAGCGTGGAGCTTGCCGGTATTTCTGTCCGTTTGGCATGGTGGTGGACGGATGCCGTAAGATACACCAGTCACCAACGCAGCCGGGGTTTGTTCAGCTTGGGCGGCGACGCGCAACGACAGTTTCAACGGCTGCCGAGAGCAAAGCCAATCCAGGAGAAACTTGA
- a CDS encoding DUF1800 domain-containing protein gives MTLATSSSALSRRGWVGDLFASGDPATDDNAPLYRDTSQAAGVPNLPPLEVIAANRMGFGPRPGDLDRIRAIGFTAYVEEQIRPNDADDAAFLSKRQSARLRIAYSAGDGYPALDELRPLTALNKPLSELWPLGDFNIPMAGAERFRPLEEVRAETVLRAVYSKWQLREVLVDFWQDHFNVDARSNGRIYATWPLYNRLFRQHALGNFRVMLEEVTKSIAMMYYLNLVSSRNTAPNKNFARELLELHTLGATNYFPNAADAPVFPSGQMSTGYTENDVTQVAAALTGWTIAAGQRIGTTNLPNTGQFIFVPQWNDPAARTVLNVPLPAATSANPMIQGQRILDLLAANPSTARFVCTKLCRRLVADTPPPSVIKRAIVAWREHVNAPDQIARVVRAILLSPEFAETWGQKTKRPFDYLMSFLRAIDANLADNGGSYQPYTLASEAGHQLFAWAPPNGFPDVSGYWLNTNTFRASWRNVIVTLTNGYTALQHNLRASFPSGVTTTRQIVDYLVARILGRPARPEVYQELIEYLRGTASADAPPSGTTTEVTNRINLTAARLCVSPDFWWR, from the coding sequence ATGACCTTGGCTACATCTTCATCCGCGCTCTCGCGCCGTGGTTGGGTTGGGGACCTATTTGCCTCTGGCGACCCAGCTACGGATGACAATGCTCCTCTTTACCGCGACACGTCCCAGGCAGCGGGCGTTCCCAACTTGCCGCCGCTGGAAGTCATCGCGGCCAATCGCATGGGATTTGGACCCCGTCCAGGCGACCTCGACCGCATTCGCGCCATTGGCTTTACCGCTTACGTCGAAGAACAGATTCGCCCCAACGACGCCGATGATGCAGCATTTCTGAGCAAACGCCAGAGCGCGCGCCTGCGCATTGCTTACAGCGCCGGAGATGGCTACCCCGCATTGGATGAGTTGCGTCCGCTCACGGCACTCAACAAGCCGCTCAGTGAACTCTGGCCACTCGGTGACTTCAACATTCCGATGGCCGGAGCGGAACGCTTCCGTCCGCTGGAAGAAGTGCGCGCCGAAACGGTGCTGCGGGCAGTGTATAGCAAGTGGCAACTCCGAGAAGTGCTGGTGGACTTCTGGCAGGACCACTTCAACGTGGACGCTCGCAGCAATGGCCGCATCTATGCCACCTGGCCGCTGTACAACCGGTTATTCCGGCAGCATGCCCTAGGCAACTTCCGCGTCATGCTCGAGGAAGTTACCAAGAGCATTGCCATGATGTATTACCTCAACTTGGTTAGCAGCCGGAATACGGCCCCCAACAAGAATTTCGCCCGCGAGCTGCTTGAGCTGCATACGCTTGGCGCCACCAACTATTTCCCCAATGCGGCCGATGCGCCGGTCTTTCCAAGCGGACAGATGTCCACCGGCTACACAGAAAACGATGTCACGCAGGTGGCAGCCGCGTTGACCGGTTGGACCATTGCGGCCGGACAGCGCATTGGCACGACGAATCTGCCCAACACCGGGCAGTTTATTTTCGTCCCGCAGTGGAACGACCCAGCGGCCCGGACGGTTCTCAACGTTCCCCTTCCCGCGGCAACCTCGGCCAACCCGATGATACAAGGACAGCGCATCCTCGACCTCCTGGCTGCCAATCCCAGCACGGCCCGGTTTGTCTGCACGAAGCTCTGCCGCCGGCTCGTCGCCGATACCCCACCGCCCAGCGTGATCAAGCGGGCCATCGTCGCCTGGCGCGAGCACGTGAACGCGCCTGACCAAATCGCGCGGGTTGTTCGGGCCATCCTGTTATCGCCGGAATTTGCCGAGACGTGGGGCCAAAAAACCAAACGGCCATTCGACTACCTGATGTCATTTCTGCGCGCCATTGACGCCAATCTCGCCGACAATGGCGGCAGCTACCAACCCTATACATTGGCGAGTGAAGCCGGCCACCAGCTCTTTGCCTGGGCGCCGCCCAATGGGTTTCCAGATGTCAGCGGGTACTGGCTCAACACCAATACCTTCCGCGCCAGTTGGCGCAACGTCATCGTCACCCTCACCAACGGCTACACAGCGCTCCAACACAACCTGCGCGCCAGTTTCCCATCTGGCGTCACGACCACCCGCCAGATCGTGGATTACCTTGTCGCCCGCATCCTGGGACGACCGGCTCGGCCGGAGGTGTATCAGGAACTCATCGAATACCTGCGTGGAACGGCTTCAGCCGATGCGCCGCCATCTGGAACGACAACTGAAGTTACGAACCGCATCAACCTGACGGCGGCACGGCTGTGCGTGTCGCCGGATTTCTGGTGGCGATAA